Genomic window (Jeotgalibacillus haloalkalitolerans):
CGCCAGTCAGTAATTGTCAGGTTTCATGAAATGGAAGGATCGCGGGTTAAAACCGCAGTTGAATCAGGATACAAAGTGATCAAATGGCGTTTTGTTAACCTGCTTGAAGAGCCTGTCAGTGACTGGAATGAGACTGGTGACATACTGCTGACCTTTAATCCGTATGAAATAAATTCGATTGAAATTGAATTCGCCTGAGGACATAATAGAAGCAGTAATAAAGGAACCTGACGGGGAGAAATTGACTCGTCAGGTTCCTTACCCTATATAAAAAGATGCCGCCGGGAGGCTTAATATGAAAGCGCTTTATAAAATCAGGCAGATTAATAAACGAATGTTTCACCGCGTATTTATTACCTACTCCGTTGTGATATTTCTGGCGATGGCAGCACTTTTTCTATTTCTATCAGAGTACTATGCAGATTTTATTATTCAGAGGGAAGTAGACCGGCAGAGTGATATTGTTGATGATTTAAAGGATGAGATCCAGGAAAAACACGACTTTGTCAGACAGGGAGTCAGACAGCTTTATCAGGAAGAGCGGCTGATTGAGGATGTTGCATTTGCGCTTCAGCATTCCTATGAAGAATATCTCAGATACCGCCTTGACCGGTTTAGTGAAAGTGACTCCTTTGTCCCTTATCATTTCGATATTTTTGTCGAAAACTATTTCTCAAGAGATGAAGAAGCGATCGCTGTACAAATCAGAAATGAGAACCTTGGAACGGAATACGTATATTTATATGACCATACGAAATGGAATCTTGAAATGGAGGATCAGCAGGAAAGACCGATCAAAGAATATGCTGATGAACCGCCACCGGGGGACATGCTGGTGATCAGTGAACAGATTAATGATCCGGTATCAATGGATCGCCTGGGTGAAATGCTTGTCTATTTCAGCTATGACAACCTTGATCGTCTGCTTTCACTGCAGGACAGCGCTGTCAGCAGCAGCTACGTCATTATGAACGAAAACAAAGACATCTTTTATCAAAACGGTCAGGATACAGAGATTTTAATTGAGGAGGTTGGATTTCAGGCTGTTGAAACTCAAATCAGACCGGATGATACATATTATCTGCAGTCTTCAATTGATCCGGTATCAGGACTGATGGTTGCCTCGCTCGTACCGGAAGCGGGGATGGCACAGTTATTCACTTACCGGACAACAATTTTGCTGATCATTTCTCTATTAACTTTTCTTGCAATCGGTCTGCCTTACTGGACTCTCAGAAGCTATTCGCACAGGGTGGATCTGATTCTTTCAAAAATGAGAGAGGTGCAAAGCGGTCAGCTGGATGCAAGAATTGAGAAAACCAGACATCAGGATGATCTGTCAGTGATCTCGGATACATTTAATGAAACGCTGGATGAATTAAACGATTACATTCATAAGGTTTATTTCTCGCGACTAAAACAAAAAGAGGCCGAACTGGCGAATCTTCAGGCACAGATTAATCCGCACTTTTTATATAACACCCTGGAAGCGATCAGAATGAAATCCTTAAAAGAGGGTGCCAGAACCTCCTCTAAAATGATTGTTCAGCTGGCAAAGCTTTTCAGGTATTCGCTGAAATCTGAAGAGCTGGTTTCTGTGGAAAATGAATGTAACCATGCACGGGAATATATTAATTTGTTTAAAGCCCGTTTTGAAAATCTCCTGCATGCTGATTTTACAATTGAAGCAGGACTTTCAGAGAAAAAAATGCCGCCATTTATCCTGCAGCCTTTGATAGAAAATTATTTAATTCACGGGTTTGACCCCGGGAAGACAGATAACCGGCTGAGTGTTGATATAAAAAGTGAGGAGCAGTATCTGCGTATCATGATTTGTGATAATGGAAAAGGAATCAGTGCTGAGAAACTCCGGGAAATTCATGAGCGGCTGAAGGATCAAAAAAGCTCGTCTGATTCTATTGGTCTCGGCAATGTTCATGAAAGAATTCAGCTTAAATTCGGAAAAACATACGGTGTGGAAGTGAACAGTGAGCAGGGTGTTAAAACGGTCATCCACGTTACCCTGCCGATATTGACAGGAGGGAACAGTGATGTTTAATGTCATGCTTGTAGATGATGAGCCGCTTATATTAGAAGGGCTTCAGCATATTATTGACTGGAATGAGCTTGGTTTCAGGATTGCTGCAACTGCTAAAGATGGTCAGGAGGGGCTTGCTCTTGCCAGTACGCTCCCGATTGATCTGATTATCACTGACATTAAAATGCCTGAAATGAATGGGCTTTCTTTATTAAAGGAACTGAACCAGCAGCATTATCCTGCAAAATCTATTGTGTTGTCCGGCTTTCAGGAATTCGATCTCATCAAAGAAGGCCTCATGCTTGGTATTGAAAACTACCTCACAAAACCGGTAGATGACGATGAGCTGATTGCTTCATTAAAAATTGTCAGAGAAAAACTTGAGCGTTCAATGCTTGAAGAAGAGTCTCGCTTAACACTGCGTGATCACGCAATCATCAGATGGTTAACCGGAAAGATGAAGCAGGAGGAATTCGATGAACGACTGACGCTTTATTCTTCTGAACTTGTTACATTGCCTGCTGTTGCGGGGCTTTTGAAAATGGACTTTTCAGATCGTGAGGAAGGGTATCTATATCAGCTGCAGCATAAGATAGAATCCCGGACTAACGCTACTGCTGTCGTTACACCATCAGCAGATTTGCTTTTACTGATCAGGGAAAATGATCTGACTGATGAGTTTACATCAATTGTGGAAGACCTTCTTGCGAAAACGGAATATGTGCTGGTTTTCAGCCGGTTGCTTACAGCAAGAAGCGAATTTCAAGAGGTTTTCAGAGAAATGGAAATGACCAGTGAGTTAACCATGCTCACCCCCTCACACCGGGAGCCGGAAACTTTAACTGTGATTTCAACAGTATCATCACATGACCCGCAATTTAATATCAGACCGGAATGGCTTGAAATGCTTGCTGACAGGAAAGCTGATGAAGTGACCAGACTGCTGGGCCAAAAGCTTGCTGAGACGAACCAGGGACACTTGCTGCCGGTAACGAAAGGCTTTCTGCTGGAGCTATTCTTCAGTGTGAAGAACAAATTTATGATTTCTATGGATTATCGTGATTATGTTCAATTGATTCATAGAATCATGTTTTTTGAACATATCAATGAAGCAAATCAGCTTTTAAAAGACATTATTGATATGGTCCATCCGGAAAACCCGGATCAGGAAAAAAAGAGTATTGTCATTCAGCGCGTTCTTCATTACATTCACGAAAGCTATCATGAGGACATGTCGCTTAAAACGCTTGGCCATCAATTCCATATCAATCCAATATACCTCGGCCAGCTTTTTCAAAAAGAGGTCGGCGCCGTCTTCACGAAGTACTTAAATCAAATCAGGATATCAAAAGCTAAGGCTTTACTGCTTAATTCAAGCGAAAAAGCGGGAATGATCGGTAAAAAGGTAGGGTACACAGATGCAACTTACTTTTACAAACAGTTTAAAAAATATGAAGGGGTGACACCTTCAGAGTGGAGAAAGAGGCAGACATAAAAAAGAGGCGGGGCAAACCGTCTCTTTTTTATGTACTTCTATCAACCTCTTTATTTTGAACAGTAAAACTATAAAAACTCAACTTTCTGATATGTAAGGGTTTTCATATACTTTAATTAGAAACATTCAGGTCTTAACAAATAAAAGGAAAGGAGGAAAATGATGAAGCGGATCAGGAAGTTCGGTAAGAATTTATATGACAATAGAGTTTGGCTCTTAATGGTGTTGCCAGGATTGATCTGGTTAATTGTTCTGAAGTACATTCCAATGTTCGGTCAAATTATTGCATTTAAGGATTTTCGTTTTCATCCGGATGGGTTTTTTGCAAGCGTCTTTCACAGTGAGTGGGTGGGATTTGAGAATTTTCAGTTCCTGTTCAGTACAAATGATGCTTACATTATTACCCGCAATACACTTTTATACAATATTGGATTTATTGTAATCGGGTTAATTCTAGCAGTCGCAGTGGCGATTATTTTAAGTGAAATTACAAAGCAGCGCCTGGCAAAAATCTATCAGACAGGTATGCTGTTTCCACACTTTTTATCCTGGGTTGTTGTCAGTTACTTTGTCTTTGCATTCCTGAGTACAGACCGTGGCCTGTTTAACTCAGTATTAGAGTTTTTCGGTGCAGATCCGGTCTCCTGGTATAACGAACCCGGTTACTGGCCGTACTTTATTATGGGGATCAGCCAGTGGAAAGGGGTCGGCTTCAGCAGCATCGTTTACCTGGCAGCGATTGTAGGAATTGAAAGAACCTATTATGAGGCTGCAATGATTGATGGAGCGAATAAGTGGCAGCAGATCAAACATGTCACAATCCCGATGATTATGCCCCTGATCGTGATTCTGACAATATTAAATATCGGAAGTATCTTCAGTGCAGATTTTGGCCTTTTTTATCAGATCCCGCGTGACTCCGGACCACTCTATTCTGTTACTAACGTCATCGATACATACGTATACAGAGGATTAATGACGATGGGTGATATCGGAATGAGTACAGCAGCAGGACTCTATCAGGCAACTGTTGGATTTATCCTGATTTTGCTGACCAACTACATTGTCCGTAAGATCGACGAAGAAAATGCACTATTTTAATGATTGAAAGGAGGAAAACATCATGCAGGCACCAACAAGAGTGATTGTGAAGCCACGTGAGAAAGTA
Coding sequences:
- a CDS encoding ABC transporter permease, which gives rise to MKRIRKFGKNLYDNRVWLLMVLPGLIWLIVLKYIPMFGQIIAFKDFRFHPDGFFASVFHSEWVGFENFQFLFSTNDAYIITRNTLLYNIGFIVIGLILAVAVAIILSEITKQRLAKIYQTGMLFPHFLSWVVVSYFVFAFLSTDRGLFNSVLEFFGADPVSWYNEPGYWPYFIMGISQWKGVGFSSIVYLAAIVGIERTYYEAAMIDGANKWQQIKHVTIPMIMPLIVILTILNIGSIFSADFGLFYQIPRDSGPLYSVTNVIDTYVYRGLMTMGDIGMSTAAGLYQATVGFILILLTNYIVRKIDEENALF
- a CDS encoding sensor histidine kinase: MKALYKIRQINKRMFHRVFITYSVVIFLAMAALFLFLSEYYADFIIQREVDRQSDIVDDLKDEIQEKHDFVRQGVRQLYQEERLIEDVAFALQHSYEEYLRYRLDRFSESDSFVPYHFDIFVENYFSRDEEAIAVQIRNENLGTEYVYLYDHTKWNLEMEDQQERPIKEYADEPPPGDMLVISEQINDPVSMDRLGEMLVYFSYDNLDRLLSLQDSAVSSSYVIMNENKDIFYQNGQDTEILIEEVGFQAVETQIRPDDTYYLQSSIDPVSGLMVASLVPEAGMAQLFTYRTTILLIISLLTFLAIGLPYWTLRSYSHRVDLILSKMREVQSGQLDARIEKTRHQDDLSVISDTFNETLDELNDYIHKVYFSRLKQKEAELANLQAQINPHFLYNTLEAIRMKSLKEGARTSSKMIVQLAKLFRYSLKSEELVSVENECNHAREYINLFKARFENLLHADFTIEAGLSEKKMPPFILQPLIENYLIHGFDPGKTDNRLSVDIKSEEQYLRIMICDNGKGISAEKLREIHERLKDQKSSSDSIGLGNVHERIQLKFGKTYGVEVNSEQGVKTVIHVTLPILTGGNSDV
- a CDS encoding response regulator transcription factor, encoding MFNVMLVDDEPLILEGLQHIIDWNELGFRIAATAKDGQEGLALASTLPIDLIITDIKMPEMNGLSLLKELNQQHYPAKSIVLSGFQEFDLIKEGLMLGIENYLTKPVDDDELIASLKIVREKLERSMLEEESRLTLRDHAIIRWLTGKMKQEEFDERLTLYSSELVTLPAVAGLLKMDFSDREEGYLYQLQHKIESRTNATAVVTPSADLLLLIRENDLTDEFTSIVEDLLAKTEYVLVFSRLLTARSEFQEVFREMEMTSELTMLTPSHREPETLTVISTVSSHDPQFNIRPEWLEMLADRKADEVTRLLGQKLAETNQGHLLPVTKGFLLELFFSVKNKFMISMDYRDYVQLIHRIMFFEHINEANQLLKDIIDMVHPENPDQEKKSIVIQRVLHYIHESYHEDMSLKTLGHQFHINPIYLGQLFQKEVGAVFTKYLNQIRISKAKALLLNSSEKAGMIGKKVGYTDATYFYKQFKKYEGVTPSEWRKRQT